The following is a genomic window from Solanum stenotomum isolate F172 chromosome 4, ASM1918654v1, whole genome shotgun sequence.
acctattttatcccgggataagttatcccgggattactataccacccaaggagagggataacttatcccggtactaattattaatcccgggataagttatcccgaacttgccaaccaaacaacaaaataagcggtactataatttaatcccgggactatttgttattatacctcacaccaaacgagccctaaaaGTTCTCTTCATTGTCTACTGGCATACAATTtcttcaacaagaaaagaactCGTGGCAGATATTGGAGTAATGGTAGCGTACCAGTTAGAGTGGGTCTTCATCTCAACTAGTTGTATCGCCTATATGGATCATATTCTACTTTTTGCCAAGTCTGCATGAACTCCAAGAGATTTTAGGTCTTTCAACACTTCTTTGTCATTTTAGGTGTACTTTGTCCCTTTTAAACACTTTTAACGATCATGGTTTCACACTTACAAACCATGATGGAGGTCTACATTAGAACATGACTATACCATTTTAAACAACCTTCTCTTATTTTAATCTTGTATGATTGCACATCTAACCTATCTCTTGCATTTCTGCGACACCCATATTGTGGATATGTTGGATTTAGAGGTCCAATATTTACTCACCATTGATAGGTATCATTCTATTGCATAACACTCTGCTATTACTTCTCCATTTACcattcttttttagttttttattataTCTTCATCTATCATGTGGTTCGCATGAAACATTGAGCCTAGGTATCTGAATTGTCCGCATTTAAGCACTGCAAACTAATCTCACTTCAATTCAACTCTTGTATGCTGGAGGATAACACATATTTCACTGTGACATCGTTTGGAACAATTTCTCACTTCTTGTTACATGTCCTTATATACCCTCTAAAGCTCATCCTCCTTGATGCTAACTTCTTGGAAATTGTTCCTGCTGTTGGAAATAAGGACTGTATCATTGGGAACTCCTAATCCACCTGCAACACCATTTATTCTTATAAACCCAGCCTCTCTTTAGAGCCTAATGAAGGCCAACCTGTCCACTAACTTCCCTGCCTGCTATGTGTAATCTTATTGATCAACACTTCTGCTTGGGAACCTTCAAGACAAATGATAGATGATCTCTACCTTTTGTTGCCGCTTTTACAACTGCTCTTTGAGACCAGTCCTTTGGGCCCCTTATATTTCATGTCAATGCTTTTTTATTGTAGATTGGGAGGTTGTCGCAATTATGGTTTGACATCTCTTTCTCTGATTCCATTAGCTCTCCCCACCCCTACCTTCATTTACTGAGGATATTAGATTGCCTTAGTTCCAACCGGTTCActaaaaatcacataaaattgTAACCAAATTAGCCAGAGGCATAGAGAATCCTTTGGACCCTTTCATGCTTCTATTTCTGGCCTGACCCTTGATTTGGTTCTCACCTAGTTCTGCTCATACAGTGTAGCAAACATGTTTGGTAGGTTATGAGACCGAAAGGTGGTCCACTTTTATCTCACTGGACTTTCCGACCTTGAAAATGGTCGGGTAGCCTTCATGGTTTGTTGTCTCCTCCTCTACTGGTTGCAAGCACCGACTTTGAAAGAATCTTTGTGCTTTGAAATGAGACACCTTTTATTTATCAGAAAATCCTAGTTCATGTCTTAGTACTCTTTCGTAGATGAAATTGTTCTTTTGTGCTTATGCTATGGGAATTTTGACAAAGCTTTTCGAAGGACAACATTGAGCATGATTGTGATTTCTGAAATGTTCGAAAAACATATCATCTCGAGTTTGCTTACATAATTTTCATGCAGTCTTTGTCTACTGGGAACCTCAGTGCTCTTTTACGGCAACTTGACCAGGAAATATATTTGTGTGGCATGCGCTTCGACCAAATAGTTTTATCCGTGTACTCTTAGCTTGTTTTATTACACAtgatattttccttaaatttccTTCCCATCCTCTCTTCTCTTAGATGTATGCACACTTGCAGTTCTTCGAGTTGTGATGTCAGATAATGCTATGTTTTAATCTAATGTTCTTCTATTGATGCAGGAATGGACGGCTAGGAGAAGTCTCGAACCAAGACTGTTATAGTAGGCGAGATTTTTTTCCGTCAAAGTTGAATcatgaattttgaatatttcCACAAATTATATAAAGCTGGAGAAGTTATAAAAGAGTTGGACTTCCTTTTGTATGGCACTTGGAATGCCTGCCTTTTGAAGGTCTAGAGATAGAACTTTGCAAGACACTTTGTtttaaaaggatttttttttttttgagttatgttttagaaatttcctcttttttttcccCTTCAAGTGAGGTGTAAAATCAAATTGCAGTTGCAGCAATACATACAAAGGAAATagacagtttttttttttgcacaaaatatttatattccaTGTTTTTGCTGTAAACGTTTTGAATGTTATGTAATGCTTTCTCTATTATTTGCTATGTCTTCTTTACTTCTGTATGTTCTTTTTCTTACTGCTCTGATATGCGATAGTTGAGCTTAGAGTCTTTTGGAAATGACCTTTCCACCTCTTTGAGGCAGgagtaaggtttgcgtacattCTACTTTTCGTTTGATTGTATGAGAGTTTGGTTTAGTATGAATTGtgaatattgaatatatattactatatatttagACTGCTTTTCTTGGTATCTTTATAttaaaagttgaagaagttgcATTAGGGAAGTTATTGTTCttttgagtttaaattttatatactGAGAGCTTATGCTATATGTTTccttattagtattattatttttttgctagTATTATCTTATTCTTATATTCTATGACTGTTTCATTTACTTTGACCATCTACACTATTCTGTTAGTATTTCTCTTTCTCTATTATTTTcatctcttcctcttctttcacCTCCTCTCGAGGCAAGGGTCTATTAGTAACAACCTTTTACTCTCTCAAGAATAGGGGTAAGTCTACATACACCTTATCATGTCCTGTGAAACtatattggatatgttgttgtgaTTTATATTGAAAGCTTTTACGTCCTTGAGTACTTTTATCGGCTCTTGGGTTCATAATTGGTCCTATTGAATTAGTTGCATGGAGATGGAAACAAGAAATGATATATCAATTGCTATCATCCACTCATAAGTTGCAAGTGTGCTTTGAGTAAAGCATATTATTAGGTCATCTAATAGGTAATTGTAGTGCAAATGACTGTTTATAATAAATGTTGAttgataaattgaaaaataagataGGTAACATGCCATCATAGGTTAAAAATGTTTTATCCTTTCATTGATTATTCTTAACATTTACCATTAgttttagaatataaataattaactatCAATGAATAAAATCAAATGTCAAGATGGCCGAGTTGGTCTAAGGCGCCAGTTTCAGGTACTGGTCCGAAAGGGCATGGGTTCGAATCCCAttcttgacaattttttttttttacgattTTAGGTCTACCCCATCCCCTTTTAACACGTTCACTTACTATACTTCCACACCTACAAACCGATGTATCACTTTCACTTACTATACTTCCACACCTACAAACCGATGTATCACTTTCACTTGCTATACTTCCACACCTACAAACCGATGTATCACTTTCACTTACTATACTTCCACACCTACAAACCGATGTATTTGTGGGTCGACGAAAGACATGTACAAGTCTTTCAAAACACTTCTTTCCATGTGCTTTTAGGTCTACCCTGTCCCCCTTTTAACACTTTCACACCTACAACAAACCAATGCATTTGTATGTCGACGCAAGACATGTCCAAAACATTTCAAGCTATCTCacataattttttctcaatGTATCTTTTACTTGCATCTTTTGACAAATATAGTCATGTTTTAATCTTGTACGAACGCATATTCATCTTAACATTCGCATATCTGCAACACTCATGTTATGAATACGAGTTCAAATCAAAGGAATAACAAGaatcaatttgtatataaatagtAAATGTAACCAAATAACAAATCTCACTCCTCACATAACAcaatcaaaaaaaaatgtaacaaaaaGAATACATTCTACAtcaaaaccaataaaaaaaaccagatgcaaacataaattaaaacaacaaaaacatcaAGAATCCACCAACAATTGCCAAGAACAAGTGATTCAACATGCCCCAATTCATCATCCTATAAGAAGACGAACGCGATGAAGAATCAGGAGATGATGCTGCTACATTTTTGCCATGATCAGGACTATCAGCATCCGGGGCAATGTCAACTACTGGTGCTGGTGGTATATTAGTCCCGAAAATTGCTTCAGGAAGCAAAATTTTGTCTACCTGATAAACTGCAACCGGATAAGTAGCATGAACCGCGCTACTAACTTTAGTATTAGCCCATCCTGAGCTAAGATGAACGGTCCCGGACACATAAGTGAAGTTCAAAGAGTACAATTCTCCTCCAGCAAAAGTACTAACAGGGCTAATTTCACTGAGGTTCTTGAAATCAGCTAAACTATAGTAATGTGGCAATGCATGGAAAAGGCAAAGGGACTTGAATTGATCACCTGTGAGATTTGAAAGAGACGGTTTTTTGAGCTTAGAAAATGCTGAGTCTTTAGGTACAAACAATGTGATTCCTTCTTCTGTGTTGTTGGCTTGTTCTTGGAACGTATCGATGACTTTAGTGGACACGATGTAGTCGAGGAACGTGTTGAATGGGCCTGCAACCGAGAGTAGTTCGGTTAGGTTTGTGTATTCAGGAGCTGGTGATGGTGCTGGTGATTGAATTGGTGATCCAATAGTTTGTCCATTTACTGAAGTTGAAAGGGCTAACAGCAGACTAATGACAACAATACAATAGTCCATTTTCTTGACCCTGGAAATTCAAACAGGGGAAAATACGAGTCAATTTCACGTATGGTCgttgaactttagtcaaaatGACGGTAGTGACAAAATTACTATTGCCACGTTAACAAAGGCGGATCCAGGTTTTAAGTTTATAGGTTCTGAAACACACCTTTTTCTGATTTATTGAGTTCTGGATAAACTATTTATACACATAATAATGTTAATTTCATACTACAAATATAGAATTTGAGCGAAAGCTATCAGTAACTTTTATTATGGTTCCCCCCTAGAATAAAGTAACTAAACTACTTAGATTCTTCTTTTGATCGATCAAAACCCCTTTCCTGCATGtagcactttttaaaaaaatatttaatagctGGTTATACATAGTAGCAGGATCTAGATCCTGACATCCAATTATAACCTAAGTTGCTTAGACTGTCCAAAAATGTTGTCACACCTGTGTCTTATTCTTTAAAACTATGCtacttttagaaaaaaattcaacatcaCCTGATGACGATtctgaagagtccgagcaacataactTTAAACTCCTAGTAatcccccacccccacccccatcCCCATTttatacacaattttttttaaaaaagaaacaaacagaAAATGACATGTAAGTATGATAATGAAAGAACTGACCTGAGACAGAGCAGCAAAGGTTTAGGGACAAAATTGTATGGAGATTGAAGATGCAAAGAGagagtgtgtatatatatatatataaagagataGGTTACATTTTTTACCAGTGAAAGTGGCAAATGGTGAAGGATAAATGTAGGAGTaggttcaatttttattttttttggtttccgcCCGCTGTCCGATAAAGTTATTGTCATCTGGCCAAGAGGTAGTGGGTTCGAGTTGTGAGAACAACCTCTTGTAAGTCTGCATACAATAGACTGTTGTGGTCTAGCTCTTCCTCTGACCTCGCACATAGCAGGAGTTTAGTACAtcaaactgttttttttttctctttttaaccTAATTGTCTTATACTTGCATTGGGATTTCGACTAATTCGACTCTGCGTCGCGTAAGGTTTAAGGAGAAAATAAGACTTTTTTCATCCCAATGCTTGAACTTGAAACATCTATTAAGCCAAAGAGATTTTATCCATTTCGCCACGAACTTTAGTAATAGGTTCACGCTTTTGTTTGAGACTATGATTCTTtatcaaatatgatttcatttcAAAGCTCAAATATAAAATCTCTGATTAAACACGAATACATATTTGATTATCTTCACACTATAACTTTTGGAGGTGGATTAGTTATAAtttgaccaacaaaaaaaaagagcatataatgatgttgttgtttttaattttttttttaaaaagaaaaaatgaaaaagagaagttATGATTCTTAGCTGGAAACACCTGTTTTTGGTTTGGATCTCAAAACCATAGAAGGAAAGAAAAGTGGAAGCACTCTAGtctatttatatgttataataTAATTACAATGCTggtagttttcaaaaatatttactataaaagataaaatgcgaaaaaaaattaattagacagataatttctattatatagaagagcCATTGGAAGGACAACCAATGacattttagtaattttaacaacatttaagggcaaaataataattatataattaatggtCAAGATGAAAATCTAGAAGAATTCATACATGTCTTAACTTTTGCTATGGGCCCATAAggatattattataattttgttaaaatgaaGAGTTTCTATTAGTTAACTTCTTACCAACAATAATAAATGCTAAGCTTGTTTTGAcatgttttagaaagaaaattttgaactaattaaaataaaatgtgtttgaaCAGTTAATATTTTGTTCCTAAAAGTAATTTAAAGGATTACTGtgtaaacatatttttaatattatgttatgtaATATGACCACTAAATTCGTATCTTGATTATAAAAATAGTCTTTAAAATGatgtatcaatattttttaattagtttgaagaaaatatcaaatttcgTGACTAAAAGAATGAACAATGTCTGACTAtcaagaaattaataatttgataatgtatttaccgaaagattaaaaatataaaattttcatttctatataagatatttttttaatatcaaacctgataaactatttaaaagtgtaaatttgaaaaggaaaaagtttaacattcaaattctaaggaatattaaaatacaaactaaagaaatatgagtagttaaaaaataaagaagaacaacaaaagaaaatgtcaaTAGAAAAAGGACTTTGTTGagaaatatagaagaagaaaaaaaaaattagggaaaaACAACTTGAAAAAGAGAACAagtatatttgttattttgtgGGGGATAAgatttagagtttttttttacgTCATGATATTAAGAGTGTagtatcaaaaaaaattattaatgtaATTTAGAATATAACATTACGATAATTGTTATCGTATATAGAAATAAAGTTGCTTTCAtgattgttttttgtttttattgttgtggAGTTAGAAATAAATTGTGCTTTCAATATTTAGAATATAACATTActataattgttattgtatatagAATCATAGGCTAATTTAGAATTTTTTGAACATGGGTGCACCAAGTAAAATGTATTGAAGTGAGAATTGAACTTTAATCCTCAAGgtcaaaagctcaacatttaacCACGTGGACCATTTAGACTTCTTGTAGTACGGgtgcaagaatataatattatacaaaatcttaaaaaatatatatataaactatctAATTTTACGAAGAGACCACGGGTGCGAGTGCCCTATTTTTTGGCTGTAAATTCGCCACTGTATAGAATTAAAGTTGCTTtcatgattgtttttattgttgtgaagttagaaatcaattttttatttgtactttcaatattaaaataaatagaagTATTTCTATTTATCggcgaaaaaaataaaatgtatcacAAATTCATCGACAAAGCAAACTACAAACACAGTATATACTTAAGAATAGAGATCTGAAAGACTTTGAGTTGATGTTTACGAATTGATTGATCGATGATTAGTATTGTATCAGATGCAAAACTTATGATGCAAATATTACAAATCAAAGATAATAACATTGTGGAAAATAGATACCActtacaaaaatatatgaagatcgatgatttttttaaaagatatcaacattttatatattcatcGAACACGA
Proteins encoded in this region:
- the LOC125862156 gene encoding fasciclin-like arabinogalactan protein 7 gives rise to the protein MDYCIVVISLLLALSTSVNGQTIGSPIQSPAPSPAPEYTNLTELLSVAGPFNTFLDYIVSTKVIDTFQEQANNTEEGITLFVPKDSAFSKLKKPSLSNLTGDQFKSLCLFHALPHYYSLADFKNLSEISPVSTFAGGELYSLNFTYVSGTVHLSSGWANTKVSSAVHATYPVAVYQVDKILLPEAIFGTNIPPAPVVDIAPDADSPDHGKNVAASSPDSSSRSSSYRMMNWGMLNHLFLAIVGGFLMFLLF